The Trichosurus vulpecula isolate mTriVul1 chromosome 4, mTriVul1.pri, whole genome shotgun sequence genome contains a region encoding:
- the CNMD gene encoding leukocyte cell-derived chemotaxin 1 produces the protein MAESSDKVPIALAGPEDVEQCRPPAYTAVAVRPSSPGRLLKIGAAVLISGALLLLFGAIGAFYFWKVNDKHIYNVHYTMSINGKIQEGSMEIDAGNNLETFKIGSGAEEAIEVNDFQNGITGIRFAGGEKCYIKVQVKAHIPQVDAKTKQSISSELEDKIMPVKFEENSLIWVATDQPVKDNSFLSPKILELCGDLPIFWLKPTHPKENQRERREILRKIRQATTRRANSRPRGNPGSGRPVNETRPSIQEDTEPFNPDNPYHQLEEGEGMTFDPRLDHEGICCIECRRSYTHCQRICEPLGGYFPWPYNYQGCRSACRVVMPCSWWVARILGMV, from the exons GCGTACACAGCGGTGGCAGTGAGACCCTCCAGCCCCGGGAGGCTGCTCAAGATCGGAGCCGCGGTTCTCATATCTGGGGCCCTGCTGCTGCTCTTCGGGGCTATCGGCGCCTTTTACTTCTGGAAGGTGAATGACAAACAT ATTTATAATGTCCATTATACCATGAGTATTAACGGAAAAATACAGGAGGGATCAATGGAAATAGATGCTGGGAACAACTTGGAGACCTTTAAAATAGGAAGCGGAGCTGAAGAAGCGATTGAAGTTAATGATTTCCAGAAT ggcATTACTGGAATCCGTTTTGCTGGAGGAGAAAAATGTTACATTAAAGTCCAAGTGAAAGCTCACATACCTCAAGTGGATGCCAAGACTAAACAGAGCATCAGCTCAGAACTG GAAGACAAGATTATGCCAGTTAAATTTGAAGAAAATTCTCTAATCTGGGTAGCCACAGACCAGCCTGTTAAGGATAACAGCTTCCTGAGTCCTAAAATCTTAGAACTTTGTGGAGATCTTCCTATTTTCTGGCTTAAACCAACACATCCAaaag AAAACCAAAGAGAACGAAGAGAAATCTTGAGAAAAATTCGTCAAGCTACTACAAGAAGAGCAAACAGTAGGCCACGGGGTAATCCAGGCTCTGGAAGGCCAGTTAATGAAACAAGGCCCAGTATTCAGGAGGATACAGAACCCTTCAATCCAGATAATCCTTACCAT CAACTAGAAGAAGGTGAAGGCATGACATTTGACCCCAGACTAGATCACGAAGGCATCTGCTGTATTGAATGCCGGCGGAGTTACACTCATTGCCAGAGGATCTGTGAGCCTCTTGGTGGATACTTTCCCTGGCCTTATAATTACCAAGGTTGTCGCTCAGCTTGCAGAGTGGTCATGCCCTGTAGCTGGTGGGTGGCCCGTATCTTGGGTATGGTGTGA